AAGTCAATTAGACGCGCTCGCTGAGGTGTTTGGCTACGAGCCAGGCTGGATGTATGAACTTTATCCCGATGAATGTTTATATGAAGGGAAAATTTCGCGCCCCCGATTGATACCTTACTTGATTCGAAGCGCTGAGAATGGGCGAAAGGATTGCATCGAAGCTGTTGCCTCCCAATTATTGGAGAATCCCAAAAATATCTCCATCCTTTTTACTGTGGCAGAGCAATTATATGAGGATGGAAAACTGGGAAAGGCGGTGCCATTCTATGAGTACGTAATTGAGAACGAGAAAGATAGCTACTCTACCCAGTTTGTGATGAGTCACTACCGATTATTTCAGGCAATTCTCGGGACAAATGCGGATGAAAATGAGAAGGCTGTTATTCGCTTTTCGCCATATCGAAAGCGATTACCCGAAACGGATCAATTAGATGCTTTGTTAAATTTGTCGAAGGTTTGTTTCACTTTGCAAAAATGGAGTGAAGCAGAAACCTACGCAGATGAGCTACGAGGGCTTTCCAACATTTTTTATCAAGATAAGCTGCAAAAATGCAGAAAAAATCGAACGACAGAGTTGATAAAAACAGAACGTCCGCTTGTCTACTACTACGGAATGGGTTATTTGTATAAAGGATTAGTCCTACAGATGCAAGGCGCTTATTCCCAATCCAAAGAATATGTACAAGCATACGCCGATTTACATTGGTTTGAACTTCTGGACGATGAAGGGATTAGAATCGTTGAGCGGTTTACTGTCTTTGCGAGAGCGAATTTTTACACACTGGAAGTATTAATGGGGAATGAAAAAATTATTAAGGAATATACCGATTATCTGGCGGAGCAGCCTGTTGAAATACTTCCGGGCCTCGTTACGATTATGGAAGCAGCAAATAAATATCATTTTTGTGTGGATGAGGTTTTATTACGCCTCTCTGGCGATATTGCTAGATTCCATGAACGAACAATGTTGGTGAATATGGTTCAGCACCTCCAATATCGATATCAGAAAGCAAAATATGATTTTACAAAGGGACGCATTGAAAGTGGAATCAATGAAACCTTGCACTGTTTCGTTCTATCGGATTTGATGAATCGACATTATGATGCTCTGCAATGTGTACAGTTGTTTGAAAAATATCGCCATCTTGCCTCGCCATCACAAATCCTCCAATATCAAGCCATTGTAATTGGAGAG
The window above is part of the Brevibacillus brevis NBRC 100599 genome. Proteins encoded here:
- a CDS encoding helix-turn-helix domain-containing protein, with the protein product MGGLQGTLHQSLRSEIEQHRRARGYTLSKLGDLTGINPGTLSEILNGKPPRAITISQLDALAEVFGYEPGWMYELYPDECLYEGKISRPRLIPYLIRSAENGRKDCIEAVASQLLENPKNISILFTVAEQLYEDGKLGKAVPFYEYVIENEKDSYSTQFVMSHYRLFQAILGTNADENEKAVIRFSPYRKRLPETDQLDALLNLSKVCFTLQKWSEAETYADELRGLSNIFYQDKLQKCRKNRTTELIKTERPLVYYYGMGYLYKGLVLQMQGAYSQSKEYVQAYADLHWFELLDDEGIRIVERFTVFARANFYTLEVLMGNEKIIKEYTDYLAEQPVEILPGLVTIMEAANKYHFCVDEVLLRLSGDIARFHERTMLVNMVQHLQYRYQKAKYDFTKGRIESGINETLHCFVLSDLMNRHYDALQCVQLFEKYRHLASPSQILQYQAIVIGEKKAEATCIDEYEL